In a single window of the Pseudomonadota bacterium genome:
- the serC gene encoding 3-phosphoserine/phosphohydroxythreonine transaminase, which yields MPDRIFNFSPGPATLPQEVLAQAAKDIINYNNKGIGLIEMSHRSKDFIAITDETEANLRLLLSIPANYKVLFLQGGASTQFAMVPMNLLTSDKTACYLNTGVWSKKAIKEAKLFGNVDVAYSSESSVFDHVPQQGDYTVPAEAQYLYFVSNNTIYGTQYHSFPSHETLVCDMSSDILSTPIDISKFGIIFAGAQKNMGPAGCAVVIIRDDLLDRVPENIPTMFKYKTHADSGSMYNTPPCFAIHTIGLVLKWLKGLGGISVMDAMNQEKADLLYAAIDKTDFYKGHAKVSSRSRMNVTFNLPTPELEAKFITEATAIGLDGLKGHRSVGGVRASIYNAFPKQGIQQLVQYMDEFEKKNG from the coding sequence ATGCCAGATAGAATTTTCAACTTCAGTCCCGGTCCGGCAACCCTTCCACAGGAAGTGCTTGCTCAAGCTGCAAAAGATATTATCAATTATAATAACAAGGGAATCGGACTCATCGAAATGAGTCACCGCAGCAAAGACTTCATTGCCATAACAGATGAGACAGAGGCTAACCTTCGCCTTCTCTTATCCATCCCAGCCAACTATAAAGTTTTATTTTTGCAGGGCGGCGCCTCCACGCAGTTTGCCATGGTGCCGATGAATTTACTCACCAGTGACAAGACCGCCTGTTATCTGAATACAGGGGTCTGGTCCAAAAAAGCCATTAAAGAAGCAAAACTTTTCGGTAATGTGGATGTTGCCTATAGCAGCGAATCCAGTGTTTTTGATCATGTGCCGCAACAAGGCGATTACACTGTGCCTGCTGAGGCTCAATATCTCTACTTTGTTTCGAACAATACTATTTACGGAACGCAGTATCATTCTTTCCCGTCCCATGAAACACTGGTCTGCGATATGTCGTCAGATATTTTGTCCACTCCCATTGATATATCCAAATTTGGGATTATCTTTGCCGGTGCACAGAAAAACATGGGTCCTGCTGGTTGCGCAGTGGTTATCATCAGGGATGATCTCCTCGATCGCGTCCCTGAAAATATTCCGACTATGTTCAAATATAAAACCCACGCCGATTCAGGCTCGATGTATAACACCCCACCGTGTTTTGCGATTCATACCATTGGGCTGGTTTTAAAATGGCTCAAAGGTCTTGGCGGTATTTCGGTAATGGATGCGATGAACCAGGAAAAAGCAGATCTTCTCTATGCGGCAATTGATAAAACTGATTTTTATAAAGGACATGCTAAAGTTTCTTCCCGCTCGCGGATGAATGTCACCTTCAACCTGCCCACACCGGAGCTTGAAGCAAAATTCATCACCGAGGCGACGGCAATCGGTCTTGACGGATTAAAAGGCCATCGGTCCGTTGGCGGTGTGCGCGCTTCGATCTATAATGCTTTCCCGAAACAAGGAATCCAACAACTCGTTCAGTACATGGATGAATTTGAAAAGAAAAACGGTTGA